AGGGAAGCAGCCACTCGCTATTGAAGTAAAGGATTAATAAGTGTGAGAGGGGGAGACTGATGAACCCTGCAATGTATGTTGATGATTTGACAATTTCGGGAAGTGGTTCCACGAACGGAGGCAGATTCAACAATGTCAATATTTCCGGATCCTGCAAGATCAACGGTGACATTGAAGCGAACGCCATTAAGATCTCCGGGTCAGCAACGATGAGCGGAAACGTGAAATCCGGAAGGTATATTGTTAACGGGTTCGGGTCAGTTCGCGGGAATCTGGAAGGCGGGATTGTAAGAAACAATGGGCGACTGAAGGTTGTAGGAGAGTCCCGGGCAATGGAGTTTACAAACAGCGGAAGTTCGTTAGTCCGCGGACATCTGAAAGCGGAACGGATACGGTCTGTCGGGAGGCTGGTAGTTGGAGGAGGCGTTGAAACAGAGGAGTTCGACTCTTACGGTTCGCTGAAAGTCGGCGGCTTGCTGAATGGACACCGTATCAAAATAAAAATCAAGGGGATGTGTTTTACGAAGGAACTGGGTGGTGAGGAGATTCAAGTCTCATTTTCCGATTCCAACATTTTTGGACTGTTCGGGAATCTGTTGGTCAAACCTGTACTTCGTTTGTTCAAACGAGGGTACAATCAGCTTACGGCAGAACTGATCGAGGGCACGACGATTTCATTGGAACATACAAACGCCAAGACCGTAAGGGGAGACAAGGTAACAATCGGCCCTAAGTGTAAAATCGAACTGGTGGAATATAAAGAATCGATCACGATTCATCCGAAAGCCATCGTCAAGCAGCATTTGAAAGTGTAACATATATATCTAACGAACCTTAACGGACAATATTTCACGAGCAGTTGGTACTTGCAGCGCTCCTGTAAGGAGTTTAATCCCGTCTTTTCTGTTCGGATACATGGAAGCGTCTTTGAATGTTAACTTTCCGGTATATGCGGTTCGAAACGGCATTGCTCTGGAATGGGTGTCAGTCATTCTTCCGGCTTTTGTCGTGGGTAGTCTGGCTTTGCAAATGCCTCTTGGCAAGTGGAGTGATAAAACAGGCCGGCAAAAGGTCATGACGCTTTGTGCGGTGACAGGAGCTGCCGCTTTTGTGGCGTTTCCCTTTGCGGGGGACAATGTGTGGGCCATGATGGCGCTTCTGGCTCTTGCCGGGGCGACGGTGGGCTCTTTCTACTCATTGGGTCTGGCGTTTGTGGCAGACATCTTGCCACAGGGCATGGTTCCCACAGCCGGAATCATTGCGAGCATGAACTTCAGCTTGGCCAGCATTTTGGCACCCAACCTGAACGGTGTCTTGCTTGATTCCGCTTGGCCCGGCTCGATGTTTGCCGTCATGGGGGGCATGTTGGCCCTGTTTGCCGTCTCCGGTCCCTTTTTCCGCAGACGCCGGTCCAGGCAAATAACAGCCACGCATGGTTTCTAGTGGGATCCCTAAACTTTTCCTGTGTTGAAAAAAAGCTATTTTTGTGGTTCCCTTTCACTTCTTATGCTAGAGTAAATAGAGAGTAGACTTTGAGGTGATCGTGTGAACCTTGGAAAGTTTGTAATAATGATTGCGTTGGCGGCAGTCACTGTCGGTTGTCAATCGAACGCGGCATGGACCCCTAATTTTCTGAAGCAGGCTCAGCCGGAAAAAAAACAGCAGCAGCAAAAAACATTTGAGGATGTTTTGAAGCACACGCAAGGAGATCCTCTTGAGGGCAAAGTCCTGGCTGAGATAAAAGGTGTTTTCGATCCTGATGCCAATCGATTCGCGTTTGTGACAGACGATGACAGGCCGGTTTTCGTATATGAGGAAAGTGATGGCACGGTTAAGCTGCTGATTGTAAACAAAGACGGAACTGTCAAACAGGAATCTTTCCAGGGATACGACTTGAAAAAAGCGATTCTCAACAACAAGATTCTTTACATAGGATACAAGGGCAATTCGGTGATCAAACTAAACGTGGACAGTTTCCATTATTCGGAAGTGGACAAGTCTGAAATGGAAAGGGCACGGGTTGTACTGGACGAATTCAAGCTGCCGGGGAAAGAGACTCCCGTTCATTCGCAGGACGGATTCATCTATACGCAGGAAGGTTATATATTTGACATCAAGAATCACGAGTACCTGCTCAGTGGAAAATCGAAGAAAAAGTTCTATGAAAAGGCGGATTTTGCTTACGGGACTCACTTGTTTGAAATTGAACCCCGCCTTGACCAGGCGATCAATCTGAAAGTGATCGCAGCAAAAGGCGATAAGACAGCAAAAGGAAAGACTTACGGGATTCACTTGGATTTGCACAAGGGATATAATGTAAAGAATATTGAGCATGCCATCGGATCCAATGGCACCCTTTACCTGTTTGCCATAGGAGCCAGAGAGGACAACAAGTTGGCAGTGAAGATGTTTGAAGTACCGTTGAGATCACTTGAGGAAAAGGAAATGGAATAAACCGGACAAACATTTGATTCCGACAAAAAACCGTGTGGCGGAAGCCGCGCGGCTTTTTGTTTGGCCCGGTGAGTCTGCAGGAAAATAAAAACCCCGGTCAAAGCAGCAGCTTCATCCGGGGAATATCACCAGGGTTAGATTCTTACAACGTTGGCAGCCTGTGGTCCACGTGCACCTTCTACAATGTCAAATTCAACTTTTTGGCCTTCTTCCAAGGTTTTGAAACCATCTGTCTGGATAGCGGAGAAGTGGACGAACACGTCGCCGCCGTCTTCGCGCTGGATAAATCCGTAGCCTTTTTCCGCACTGAACCACTTAACAATCCCTTGCATTAAAGAATACCTCCTAGAGCTTTGGAAAGCTGACAAACTTACCTTTTTCCAAGGTATGCCTTGAGTCTAGCAGAAATTATCTGCAAAATCAAACAAAAGTTATGCTGAATATGGATTGCATTTCAGCTTCAATTTGAGTACTATAATTTGTGTACTACAATTTGAATATAT
This DNA window, taken from Effusibacillus lacus, encodes the following:
- a CDS encoding MFS transporter, yielding MFGYMEASLNVNFPVYAVRNGIALEWVSVILPAFVVGSLALQMPLGKWSDKTGRQKVMTLCAVTGAAAFVAFPFAGDNVWAMMALLALAGATVGSFYSLGLAFVADILPQGMVPTAGIIASMNFSLASILAPNLNGVLLDSAWPGSMFAVMGGMLALFAVSGPFFRRRRSRQITATHGF
- a CDS encoding cold shock domain-containing protein, whose protein sequence is MQGIVKWFSAEKGYGFIQREDGGDVFVHFSAIQTDGFKTLEEGQKVEFDIVEGARGPQAANVVRI